CGGAGGGAGTGAGATTCGAACTCACGAGGCCCGTGAAGGCCTAACAGTTTTCAAGACTGTCCCGTTCAACCGCTCCGGCATCCCTCCGAGCTGGCGCCAATGCGCTCACTTTTTCTTCTATCTCACTGCCCCAATCTGCATATACCAACCTTGCGGCTTCTTACACAGGGGGCACTTACCCGGCGCACTTTTACCCTTGTGAATATAACCACAATTCAAACATTTCCACTCCACCTCTTCCTCGTTCTCAAATAATTTTCCCTGCTCCAGCCGATCAGCCAAAACAGTATAACGTTCCGCATGTTTTTCCTCAACCTCAGAAATTTCTTGAAACAAACGAGCTGCCTCAACCACTCCCTCTTCCTCGGCTACTTTTTTAAAATCAGGATACATCGTCCCAAACTCATATTCCTCTCCTTCAGCTGCATGTCTCAAATTTTCAAGAGTTGTGCCCACTGGGTGAATATCATAAGTATTGGTCATCTCTGTCTTTTCTTTTAATAATTCCAATTCCTCTTCGGCATGCGCCCGCTCGTTGTCTGCTGTTTCCTCAAATACACTTGCTATCCATTCATAACCCTCTTTACGTGCCTGTTTGGCAAAAAAAGTATACTTATTTCTGGCCATTGATTCACCCGCAATAGCTTTGAGTAAATTCTCTTGTGTTTTTTTCATATTTTTTATTTAATTGCTAATAATTTTTAAAACAATCCATGACTATTAAAGCATTGGGTATATTTTTTGTCTTCAGTTGCCAAATGCCCCGCCAGCCAGTCTTCCAAAAAGCCTATCAACTCAGCCATCACCTCGTCCCCCTCTTTTTGATATCTCTCCTTAAACTTTAGCACATCAGCCAAAAGCTCGCTATGCTTTTTCTTGTGCTCCTCGGCTAGCTCATAGCCAAATTTATCAAAATATTTTTCCTCGGTCGCAAAATGAAAACTGGCATATGCTTCCAGCTGGCGCAAAATATTTGGCAGCTCTTTCTTTCTCTCAGCCTTATAGACTACCTCATAAAGACTATTCAAAATCGCAAGAAATGTCTGGTGTTGATGATCTATCTCTTTAACGTTCACGCTTAGTTCTGGTGTCCATGGTATTGGCATATATGTAAAATTAATTTTATAACTTGGCGGAGAGGGCGAGATTCGAACTCGCGAGACCCATGAAAGGCCTACCGCTTTTCGAGAGCGGCCTGTTCAACCACTCCAGCACCTCTCCACAAATTCATCTCCACTATATCATTTTGCCCCGCAAAAATCAAAAAGCCCTGAATCTTCAGGGCTCTCCCTATTTACTTCACCCTATTCTTCCTGAACGGGCTTTGCTTTCTTTCTCCTGACTACTTTTTTTGCTACTGCTCTCTGTCCTTTCACTGGCGACATAGATTCTTCTTTCACTGGACTTGCCAATAAATTACTAGTCTGAGCCGGGCCCAAGGTAACCACAGCCAACCTGACAATCTTGCTCTCCACCTCGTCTTCGTTTAATTTTTGAAAAAATAA
This Candidatus Kuenenbacteria bacterium DNA region includes the following protein-coding sequences:
- a CDS encoding rubrerythrin family protein — its product is MKNMKKTQENLLKAIAGESMARNKYTFFAKQARKEGYEWIASVFEETADNERAHAEEELELLKEKTEMTNTYDIHPVGTTLENLRHAAEGEEYEFGTMYPDFKKVAEEEGVVEAARLFQEISEVEEKHAERYTVLADRLEQGKLFENEEEVEWKCLNCGYIHKGKSAPGKCPLCKKPQGWYMQIGAVR
- a CDS encoding hemerythrin family protein encodes the protein MPIPWTPELSVNVKEIDHQHQTFLAILNSLYEVVYKAERKKELPNILRQLEAYASFHFATEEKYFDKFGYELAEEHKKKHSELLADVLKFKERYQKEGDEVMAELIGFLEDWLAGHLATEDKKYTQCFNSHGLF